A part of Tigriopus californicus strain San Diego chromosome 10, Tcal_SD_v2.1, whole genome shotgun sequence genomic DNA contains:
- the LOC131889581 gene encoding semaphorin-2A-like, producing MDTQIILALCLGITLATPIEQPYLQELSCGQYFYRTLFMDERNDALFVGGMDRVYKLNAANITHSDCDKDMVYIPSSSTVNCISKGKSADFDCKNHIRVIQPIADGSRLYVCGTNAHQPKDHVLYANLTHLARHEFYPGVGDGIAKCPFDPEDNSTALWVEEGNPGGHPAVYSGTNAEFTKADSVIFRGDIFDISTGRREYTFKRTIKYDSHMLDKPDFVGSYEIGQHVFFFFRETSVEFLNCGKTVYSRVARVCKNDVGGKNILNQNWATYLKARLNCSLSGEVPFFFNEIQDIYKSPEDDSIFHAVFATGSNGLSGSAICSFTLDDLQKTFDEGKFKEQATTTSIWLPVPSTRVPTPRPGTCVDDTRNLSDTVLNFIRKHPLMDTIAPHDQKEPVFYTSDAIFTKIVVDSVNAGSYGKDRPFHVYYAGTLDGRVFKISRWTNEQGVYETRLLDVFEVTTPYRVEAMTLSRKVKAIYVTSDHSIKQLSVEVCASRYTSCVQCVRDPYCGWDRESGLCRPKHFSLLQDPAGEAPGICDMSNPKQKVSANFGGSVHLECALNLPSSKDNLASIAWHHLDARGRRTKINFKLSRDKFIMTQTFGLVVLGVNERDNGEYQCHYHSEIVSHYEVAVDAHRCSSPNKTADYQKVYSEWCSEFQKYKSALKTWEKRQNNKCLPKEAFLKSQNSVYRTDSTNPYV from the coding sequence ATGGATACCCAAATCATTCTTGCCCTGTGCTTGGGTATCACCCTAGCCACACCCATTGAACAACCCTATCTTCAAGAACTCTCGTGTGGCCAATACTTCTACCGAACACTCTTCATGGATGAGAGGAATGACGCGCTCTTCGTTGGTGGCATGGACAGGGTCTACAAACTGAACGCGGCCAACATCACCCACTCGGATTGCGACAAAGATATGGTGTACATACCTTCTTCGAGTACGGTCAATTGCATCTCCAAGGGCAAATCGGCGgattttgattgcaaaaatcACATTCGAGTGATTCAGCCCATTGCGGATGGATCTCGTCTGTATGTGTGCGGGACGAATGCTCATCAACCCAAAGACCATGTTCTCTACGCCAATCTGACTCATCTAGCCCGACATGAATTCTATCCCGGCGTCGGAGATGGCATTGCTAAATGCCCATTCGATCCAGAGGATAACTCGACAGCTTTGTGGGTGGAGGAGGGCAATCCTGGAGGGCATCCGGCCGTGTATTCCGGAACGAACGCCGAATTTACCAAGGCCGACTCTGTGATCTTTCGTGGGGACATTTTCGATATCAGTACCGGACGACGAGAGTATACTTTCAAGCGGACCATCAAATACGATTCGCACATGCTCGATAAACCAGACTTTGTGGGCAGTTACGAGATTGGACAGCacgtcttctttttcttccggGAAACATCTGTGGAGTTCTTGAATTGCGGGAAAACGGTTTACTCCAGAGTGGCTCGAGTCTGCAAGAATGACGTTGGCGGAAAGAATATTCTAAACCAGAATTGGGCCACCTATCTCAAAGCTCGTTTGAATTGTTCCCTATCCGGCGAagttccttttttcttcaacgaGATTCAAGACATTTACAAATCTCCTGAAGACGACTCCATTTTCCACGCTGTCTTTGCCACAGGGTCAAATGGGCTGTCTGGATCGGCCATTTGCTCGTTCACTTTAGACGATCTTCAGAAGACCTTCGATGAGGGCAAGTTCAAAGAGCAGGCCACCACCACGTCAATCTGGCTTCCCGTACCTTCCACTCGGGTGCCAACTCCTCGACCCGGTACTTGCGTTGACGATACTCGAAATCTCTCAGACACAGTGCTTAACTTCATCAGGAAACATCCTCTCATGGATACGATTGCCCCACATGATCAAAAAGAACCCGTGTTTTACACATCAGATGCCATCTTTACCAAGATAGTGGTCGATTCTGTGAATGCCGGGAGTTACGGCAAAGACCGACCCTTTCACGTCTATTACGCCGGAACTTTGGACGGGCGGGTTTTCAAGATCTCTCGTTGGACCAATGAGCAAGGTGTCTACGAAACCCGATTACTTGACGTTTTTGAGGTGACCACCCCTTACCGCGTGGAAGCCATGACCTTGTCTCGAAAGGTAAAAGCAATCTATGTCACGTCGGATCATAGCATCAAGCAATTGAGTGTCGAAGTGTGTGCTTCCCGATACACTAGTTGCGTGCAATGTGTGAGGGATCCCTATTGTGGATGGGATAGAGAGTCGGGCTTATGTCGTCCGAAGCACTTTTCACTTCTTCAAGATCCAGCGGGAGAAGCTCCAGGCATTTGCGACATGTCAAATCCCAAGCAGAAGGTgtctgcaaattttggtggCAGTGTTCATCTGGAGTGTGCACTTAATTTGCCTTCGTCCAAGGATAACCTTGCATCGATTGCTTGGCATCATCTGGATGCCAGAGGACGTCGAACCAAGATCAACTTCAAACTCTCAAGGGACAAGTTCATTATGACCCAAACCTTTGGCCTCGTCGTCTTGGGTGTAAACGAAAGAGATAATGGCGAATACCAATGCCACTACCATTCTGAGATTGTTAGCCACTATGAAGTGGCAGTAGATGCTCACAGATGCTCATCTCCAAACAAAACAGCCGACTACCAAAAAGTGTACTCTGAATGGTGTAGTGAATTCCAAAAGTACAAGAGCGCCCTCAAGACGTGGGAAAAGAGGCAAAACAACAAATGCTTGCCCAAAGAGGCCTTCTTGAAATCTCAAAACTCGGTTTATCGCACCGATTCTACCAATCCTTACGTGTAG